TTGGCTCTCAGAACATTATAGAGATCGCCATCGAGAAAGGGGTAAAGAGGGTAATAGCCCTCTCCACCGATAAGGCGGTAAGTCCAGTGAATCTATACGGTGCTACAAAGCTCACCATGGAAAAGCTCTTCGTTGCAGGCAATGCCTACGCGGGCTCAAAGGAAACCTCCTTCGCCATAGTGCGCTACGGCAATGTGGTGGGCAGTAGGGGAAGCGTTATACCCCTGTTTTTAAACCTCCTAAGAGAAGGCCGTAGGGAGTTTCCCATCACTGATAAGAGAATGACACGCTTCTGGATAACCTTAGAGGAGGGGATTAGACTTGTGCTTTTTGCCCTTGAATACGGAGAAGGCGGCGAAGTATTTGTGCCAAAGATACCCAGCGTAAGGGTTGTAGACCTTGCAAAGGTCATGTGTCCCCATTGTTCCCTCAGATACATAGGCACACGCCCTGGAGAAAAGCTTCATGAAAGCCTAATCTCCCCCGATGAGTCAAGGGACATAAGACTTATAAAGCACGAAGGTAAAGAATACTTTGTTCTACTTCCTCAGTTTAGCTTTGAAGCGAGGGCATTGGAAAAGTGGAAAAATTCCCCAAAGATGCCAGAGGGCTTTTTCTACAGGAGCGATAAAAACGACTGGTGGCTAGAAGGTGAGGAACTGAAAGACTTCTTGGATAGGGCTCTGAGTAGCCTTGAGGTAATATATTGATATCTATATAGAGCAAAGCAATTTTAAACGTAATTTTAGACAATGATACCCTACGGCAGGCAGTACATAGACGAGGAGGACATAAAGGCGCTCCTTGAAGTTCTAAAGTCCGACTTTATAACTCAGGGGCCAAGGATTCAGGAGTTTGAAAGAGTTCTTGCAGATTACTGCGGGGCAAAATATGCGGTGGCTTTCAATTCTGGTACTTCGGCTCTCTACTGTGCTTACAAAAGCCTTGGACTGGGGGAAAAAGACCAGTTCATCACAAGCC
This genomic window from Geminocystis sp. M7585_C2015_104 contains:
- the pseB gene encoding UDP-N-acetylglucosamine 4,6-dehydratase (inverting), which translates into the protein MGFLDNKVILITGGTGSFGKAFTHFVLKHYNPAKLIILSRDEFKQWQMQREFPEDRYPQIRFFLGDIRDKDRLKFAFDGVDYVVHAAALKHVPTLEYNPFEAVKTNILGSQNIIEIAIEKGVKRVIALSTDKAVSPVNLYGATKLTMEKLFVAGNAYAGSKETSFAIVRYGNVVGSRGSVIPLFLNLLREGRREFPITDKRMTRFWITLEEGIRLVLFALEYGEGGEVFVPKIPSVRVVDLAKVMCPHCSLRYIGTRPGEKLHESLISPDESRDIRLIKHEGKEYFVLLPQFSFEARALEKWKNSPKMPEGFFYRSDKNDWWLEGEELKDFLDRALSSLEVIY